A single genomic interval of Alteromonas sp. BL110 harbors:
- a CDS encoding glycosyltransferase family 2 protein, translating to MSSVKASVIVAVYNGAKTLTKTVESILSQTYDNFELLLIDDGSTDKSHELIKKFLDDHRVKYFKKQNGGVASARNFGIARATGEVIGFCDQDDQWLPQKLEKQIPLFSDPDVGLVYSWVDIDKHGKRECSSPEFEGECFEALLNRNFVSCCTAMVRRTVLNQVNGLDESRELHGVDDRHLWLKVARTSKLAVAKTPLAIYFIHGENYSLDNKKMLIADLSCIEKIASLEDLTPREKSLCKTAKYNAYKHYGNNFLYRNSPQLSASCFLSAWKVKPWHLENLVAASLLSVMPSNLLIKLKQTKNRVQ from the coding sequence GTGAGCAGCGTAAAAGCAAGTGTAATCGTGGCTGTCTACAATGGCGCGAAGACACTTACCAAAACAGTTGAAAGTATATTGTCTCAAACCTACGATAATTTTGAACTGCTCCTTATTGATGATGGGTCTACTGATAAGTCTCATGAACTTATTAAGAAATTTCTTGACGACCATCGCGTTAAATACTTTAAAAAGCAAAATGGTGGCGTAGCGTCTGCTCGAAATTTCGGTATTGCACGAGCAACTGGCGAAGTCATTGGCTTTTGCGACCAAGATGATCAATGGCTTCCCCAAAAGCTTGAAAAACAAATTCCACTTTTCAGCGACCCCGATGTAGGGTTGGTTTATAGCTGGGTGGACATTGATAAGCATGGCAAACGAGAATGTTCATCCCCTGAGTTTGAAGGGGAGTGTTTTGAAGCGCTTCTGAATAGAAATTTCGTCTCTTGTTGTACCGCTATGGTCCGAAGGACAGTGTTAAATCAGGTGAATGGGTTGGATGAAAGCCGAGAACTGCATGGTGTGGACGATAGGCACCTTTGGCTCAAGGTCGCAAGGACATCAAAACTTGCCGTCGCTAAAACCCCATTAGCAATTTACTTTATTCATGGAGAAAACTATTCTTTGGATAATAAAAAAATGTTAATCGCTGACCTCTCCTGTATTGAAAAGATAGCGTCTTTAGAAGACCTAACTCCTCGAGAAAAGTCACTCTGCAAAACCGCCAAATACAATGCTTACAAGCATTACGGTAATAATTTTTTATATAGAAATTCACCACAATTATCGGCAAGCTGCTTCTTATCTGCTTGGAAAGTAAAGCCTTGGCATTTAGAAAACCTAGTTGCAGCGTCATTATTATCGGTGATGCCTTCTAACCTACTCATTAAATTGAAACAAACCAAAAATCGAGTCCAATAG
- a CDS encoding sulfotransferase family protein, whose product MQNKALIVIGMHRSGTSALSGLLDELGIFMGKTLFAAQKGVNEKGFFENAELVALNDLMLDELASSWDNPIADICDYSIGKESFFIEKAHSLLKNDYDNQAFWGMKDPRTTLLLPFWKKVLEENERVLPHYILMLRSPFEVFGSLKKRDDFSLEKSLMLWMNYTLSGYYHSMHAPRLIVHYNQLLSSPETVAKNIAALIDKPFDIAASQLSFVDKKMRNQRTEPTLETPLAVMAQSVYEQLSKEKVDEAELNKIRNDYLSYQSSLSNVLKEHLLAVKKEEVFYRKLFVDAYNSFWWKCSWPIKKIEELIRGKK is encoded by the coding sequence ATGCAAAATAAAGCACTTATCGTTATAGGTATGCACAGAAGTGGAACATCCGCGCTTTCTGGTTTACTTGATGAACTGGGTATTTTTATGGGCAAAACTTTATTCGCAGCACAGAAAGGGGTAAATGAAAAAGGCTTCTTTGAAAATGCGGAATTGGTAGCCCTCAACGATCTCATGTTAGATGAACTAGCATCTTCTTGGGATAACCCTATAGCGGACATTTGCGATTATTCTATCGGCAAGGAGTCTTTTTTTATAGAAAAAGCTCATTCTTTGCTTAAGAACGATTACGATAATCAAGCTTTTTGGGGAATGAAAGACCCCAGAACTACCTTGTTACTTCCTTTTTGGAAAAAGGTCCTTGAAGAAAATGAAAGGGTATTACCTCATTATATATTGATGCTGAGATCTCCTTTCGAGGTATTCGGTTCACTCAAAAAGCGAGATGATTTTTCTTTGGAAAAGTCACTAATGTTGTGGATGAATTATACCTTGAGTGGGTACTATCACTCAATGCATGCACCTCGATTGATTGTTCATTACAATCAGCTCTTATCATCTCCTGAAACCGTGGCCAAAAACATTGCTGCATTAATCGACAAACCTTTTGATATCGCTGCTTCACAGTTGTCTTTCGTAGATAAAAAGATGCGGAATCAGCGCACTGAGCCTACTTTAGAAACTCCGCTTGCTGTAATGGCGCAGTCAGTTTATGAACAGCTATCGAAAGAGAAAGTAGATGAAGCAGAACTAAATAAAATCAGAAATGATTACTTGAGTTATCAATCTAGTCTATCCAATGTATTAAAAGAACACTTATTGGCAGTAAAAAAGGAAGAAGTGTTTTATAGGAAATTATTCGTCGATGCATACAATTCATTTTGGTGGAAATGCAGTTGGCCAATCAAGAAAATAGAAGAGTTGATTAGAGGGAAAAAGTGA
- a CDS encoding glycosyltransferase family 2 protein gives MRHVVVGVITCRRPEWLSRLLDSLLKQEVREEIKVTIAVVDNANDDKTRKVVESKKVSSTSINLLYDIEPKPGIVFARNKCVSLCQSLNADFLAFIDDDEWLEQDNWINTLLEASERYNCDIVTSRVVSVGESGTPDWAVNLIYGKNPYEEGEQLPVFYTNNLLLSKSVIAATVPCFDKRFAMTGASDYHFALRCNHLGFRCVYTEAPVHEEFPKSRATIKWFCRRGFRSGIGYTRSHLFEETYVKALVRVTFMTMVRLGRSLLSFAQGIVTLNKTKLVDGLFRLCSAAGSVAGFFGIKHEEYKVIHGK, from the coding sequence ATGAGACACGTCGTTGTGGGGGTTATAACTTGTAGAAGGCCTGAATGGTTGTCTCGACTCCTCGATAGTCTACTCAAACAAGAAGTGCGAGAGGAAATAAAGGTCACGATTGCCGTCGTTGATAATGCAAATGACGACAAAACCCGAAAAGTGGTTGAATCAAAAAAAGTTTCAAGTACATCGATTAACCTTCTTTACGATATCGAGCCTAAGCCTGGGATAGTGTTTGCAAGGAATAAATGCGTTTCCCTATGTCAGTCATTGAATGCTGACTTTCTAGCCTTTATAGATGATGACGAATGGTTAGAACAAGATAATTGGATTAACACGTTGCTCGAAGCATCTGAGCGATACAACTGCGATATCGTGACCAGTCGAGTTGTTTCAGTTGGAGAAAGTGGCACCCCTGATTGGGCTGTTAACCTCATTTACGGGAAAAACCCTTACGAGGAAGGGGAGCAGCTACCAGTGTTTTATACCAACAACTTACTGCTTTCAAAAAGCGTTATTGCGGCCACAGTCCCCTGTTTTGATAAACGTTTTGCCATGACGGGAGCCAGTGATTATCATTTTGCATTAAGGTGTAATCACCTTGGGTTTCGTTGCGTGTACACAGAGGCTCCTGTACACGAAGAGTTTCCTAAGAGCCGAGCAACGATTAAGTGGTTTTGCAGAAGGGGGTTTCGTTCCGGTATAGGATATACGCGATCTCACCTTTTTGAAGAAACGTATGTCAAAGCGCTAGTTCGTGTTACCTTCATGACCATGGTCAGATTGGGGCGAAGCCTTTTGAGTTTCGCACAGGGCATCGTTACACTGAACAAAACAAAATTAGTAGACGGCCTGTTTCGACTTTGTTCTGCGGCTGGTTCAGTTGCTGGCTTCTTCGGTATCAAACATGAAGAATATAAAGTTATTCATGGTAAATAA
- a CDS encoding acyltransferase, protein MIRKILRKLRPVSPVNVAIQNGAKIGKHFNMLRGVIIDPDHAWHITIGDNVTLAPNVHILAHDASTKHELGYTRLAKVSIGNKVFIGAGSIVLPGVTIGDRVIVGAGSVVSSDVPSNSVFGGVPARHICSYDAYIEKKRAEMENSPIFGAEYTAENNIPSHLKASMNKDMEKDVGYVV, encoded by the coding sequence ATGATTAGAAAAATTTTAAGAAAATTGCGTCCGGTGAGCCCTGTCAACGTAGCAATTCAAAATGGCGCTAAAATTGGCAAGCATTTTAATATGTTGCGCGGTGTAATCATTGACCCAGATCACGCTTGGCACATTACCATAGGCGATAATGTAACCTTGGCTCCAAATGTTCATATTCTCGCTCATGACGCCAGTACAAAACACGAATTAGGGTATACACGATTAGCAAAGGTATCTATTGGAAATAAGGTATTTATCGGGGCAGGAAGTATTGTATTACCAGGTGTTACAATAGGCGATAGGGTCATTGTTGGTGCTGGCAGTGTTGTAAGCTCGGACGTGCCTTCGAATAGCGTTTTCGGAGGCGTGCCCGCTCGCCACATTTGCTCTTATGATGCGTATATTGAAAAAAAGCGTGCGGAAATGGAAAATTCTCCCATTTTCGGTGCTGAATATACCGCGGAAAATAATATTCCCTCTCACCTTAAAGCGTCTATGAATAAAGACATGGAGAAAGACGTAGGTTACGTTGTCTAG
- a CDS encoding sulfotransferase family protein: MQNVKARYTYLVGAAKSGTTKLADLLDLHPDVSLAKGKEPDTFAIHEVNESSLQQYDALFDSTSSVRVDASTSYTETSDTVDIANRLFKVDPTAKIIYLVRDPAKRAWSSYWHYIRNGVERGEPLEAISSPNSPHFNGSCYYQQLSAIAEVFPKTQIRVLFFEDFVNNTDEVFQQLLTFLSLSPVEMQHGETEKTKNKSYQWRGAASVLKHINPAHIQRVTKFLKSVLPGQVIASIKNSATKPVPSLDEQTYAQLHVLFEEDFCKLQSEFADCFLVSQNWKK; the protein is encoded by the coding sequence ATGCAAAATGTAAAGGCAAGGTATACGTATCTTGTTGGGGCTGCGAAGTCGGGAACTACAAAACTTGCAGATCTTCTTGATTTACACCCCGATGTGTCGCTCGCTAAAGGAAAAGAGCCTGATACTTTCGCAATTCATGAAGTAAATGAAAGTAGCCTGCAACAGTACGATGCACTATTTGATAGTACGTCCTCAGTAAGAGTTGATGCGTCGACTTCGTATACCGAAACATCCGATACTGTTGACATTGCTAATCGACTTTTTAAGGTTGATCCAACTGCCAAGATTATTTATCTAGTAAGAGATCCGGCCAAGCGTGCTTGGTCGTCGTATTGGCACTATATTAGAAACGGCGTAGAAAGAGGTGAGCCTTTAGAGGCTATTTCATCGCCTAATTCACCTCACTTTAATGGCTCCTGTTACTATCAGCAATTAAGCGCAATAGCGGAAGTATTTCCTAAAACACAGATTCGAGTTTTGTTCTTTGAAGATTTTGTGAATAATACTGATGAAGTGTTTCAACAATTGCTCACTTTTCTCTCACTTTCTCCTGTTGAAATGCAGCATGGTGAAACAGAAAAAACTAAAAATAAATCTTACCAGTGGCGGGGAGCTGCTAGCGTTCTAAAACATATTAACCCCGCGCATATACAAAGAGTCACTAAGTTTCTAAAAAGCGTTTTGCCAGGCCAGGTTATCGCCAGTATAAAGAACTCTGCTACAAAGCCTGTACCCTCACTAGATGAACAAACTTACGCGCAGTTGCACGTACTTTTCGAGGAAGACTTTTGTAAATTGCAAAGTGAATTCGCAGACTGTTTCCTAGTTAGTCAAAATTGGAAAAAGTAG
- a CDS encoding lipopolysaccharide biosynthesis protein gives MRETVLHSLKWVAFGKAIGQSVRWVTTIFTLQFLFPEDYAVIALSTFFMALSWSFSRGGIAPALIREKNIDDHLVGEFFTLSIIAHFLLFILLQILAEPLATFYGDARLEDVIRVTSLTFIISLIGFIPSTLLNREMLFKKLAMVDAIAESIGALATVTLAWLGYGYWSIVFGVVLTEILKQVGYLFRSPSWIWPKKFTERIKNTYEFAWRAATQSALGYIIFNVDVAIAGVFLSITELGIYQFAVVLAMMPAAKVLPMLRQIALPVYAKIQDEPASLEWYFLKTQRISALIFVPVFWGMGGTAFVLIPTVFGEKWSDAAMVIAVYCISMPIKSLQQLFNPLMKATGQMKVVLSNTFLYGAILIPSFFMGAQFGGVGIATSWLAAFGFAFFLATYRSCRALNISFRHYLGSIYKVHLYGGAMATACLLIGHYLDMIYPLVTLSVQVISGALIYIGLVWLFSRDYLKEIIEMFRGKITKA, from the coding sequence ATGAGAGAAACCGTACTCCACTCCCTTAAATGGGTCGCTTTTGGTAAAGCTATAGGTCAGTCTGTAAGGTGGGTTACCACTATTTTCACCCTGCAATTCTTGTTTCCTGAAGACTATGCAGTAATAGCACTTTCAACATTTTTTATGGCGCTTTCATGGTCATTTAGCCGAGGTGGCATCGCTCCAGCGCTTATCAGAGAAAAAAATATCGATGACCACCTGGTAGGGGAGTTCTTCACTTTATCAATAATCGCACACTTTCTGCTTTTCATCCTTTTGCAAATACTCGCGGAGCCGTTAGCGACATTCTATGGAGACGCGCGACTTGAAGATGTTATAAGGGTCACCTCACTAACTTTTATCATTTCATTGATAGGTTTTATCCCAAGTACTCTGCTAAATAGAGAAATGCTGTTTAAAAAACTCGCCATGGTAGATGCAATTGCAGAGTCTATAGGAGCATTGGCGACCGTTACTTTGGCTTGGTTGGGTTATGGTTATTGGTCTATTGTATTTGGCGTGGTGCTCACAGAGATTCTTAAACAGGTTGGATATTTATTCAGATCACCTTCTTGGATTTGGCCTAAAAAGTTTACTGAAAGAATTAAGAATACTTACGAATTTGCGTGGCGCGCTGCTACTCAGTCAGCATTAGGCTATATCATTTTTAACGTAGATGTTGCTATCGCAGGTGTCTTTCTTAGCATTACTGAGTTGGGAATTTATCAATTCGCTGTAGTATTGGCGATGATGCCGGCGGCAAAAGTATTGCCAATGCTTCGACAAATCGCTCTACCGGTATATGCAAAGATCCAAGATGAACCTGCGTCATTAGAATGGTACTTCCTTAAAACTCAGCGTATCAGCGCGTTGATTTTCGTTCCTGTATTCTGGGGGATGGGAGGGACTGCGTTTGTACTTATTCCAACAGTTTTCGGAGAGAAATGGAGTGATGCAGCTATGGTTATTGCGGTTTACTGTATTTCTATGCCCATTAAAAGTTTACAGCAACTTTTTAATCCGCTTATGAAAGCAACAGGTCAGATGAAAGTAGTTCTTTCTAATACATTCCTGTATGGCGCTATTCTTATACCAAGCTTTTTTATGGGCGCTCAATTTGGTGGGGTAGGTATAGCCACATCATGGTTGGCCGCTTTTGGTTTTGCATTCTTTCTGGCGACCTACCGCTCATGCAGAGCGCTTAATATAAGTTTTAGACACTATCTTGGGAGTATATATAAAGTGCACCTCTACGGTGGTGCTATGGCGACGGCATGTCTACTCATAGGGCACTATCTTGACATGATCTATCCACTAGTTACATTGAGTGTGCAAGTAATATCTGGTGCGCTAATTTATATAGGTCTCGTTTGGTTATTTTCCCGTGATTATTTAAAAGAAATCATTGAAATGTTTAGAGGTAAAATAACCAAAGCTTAG
- a CDS encoding glycosyltransferase, with translation MKKSILFFTNLHPLPWQPARATYNFEEIRHLKAHADVKVLMPVPWFTYFKQVVINGHRSPEGFCLFPFFYIPKVLTSLHPLFLLLSLIICVKPLVWLAKSENVIASWAYAEAVVAALGKSVFKYKLIIECLGSDVNALMQQPLHKKQMRWAFKKSTAVTTKSKALAKVVKKHVPEVNPHVIYNGVDFDVFTLRDTTPFSSETQRLLFVGSLIPTKGVFELIEGFEKAMLNGQMMTLRIAGEGGSKEALQKLISAKSLEHAVTLLGAIPHQSLVNELHESDALILPSYREGVPNVIMEALATGTPVIATDVGGISEVLVPNLGGVLIAPQCTKSVTQALLSMNKFGWDRKLIKDSILKYTWHNAATRIMSLFR, from the coding sequence ATGAAAAAATCTATTCTTTTCTTCACTAACCTGCATCCTCTTCCATGGCAACCAGCTAGAGCGACATACAACTTTGAGGAAATTAGGCACCTGAAAGCACATGCCGATGTTAAAGTTCTGATGCCTGTTCCTTGGTTTACCTATTTCAAGCAGGTTGTGATTAACGGTCACAGAAGTCCTGAAGGCTTTTGTTTATTTCCGTTTTTTTATATTCCTAAAGTTCTTACCTCTTTACACCCTCTCTTCTTGTTGTTGTCACTTATTATTTGTGTAAAACCTTTGGTTTGGTTAGCTAAGAGTGAAAATGTAATAGCTAGCTGGGCTTATGCTGAAGCTGTCGTTGCAGCACTGGGAAAAAGCGTTTTTAAATACAAACTCATCATTGAATGCTTAGGCAGTGATGTTAATGCACTGATGCAGCAGCCTTTGCACAAAAAACAGATGCGCTGGGCGTTTAAAAAGAGTACTGCGGTAACGACAAAAAGCAAAGCGCTCGCTAAAGTGGTAAAAAAACACGTACCAGAGGTAAACCCTCACGTTATCTATAACGGGGTCGATTTTGACGTATTTACGCTCAGAGACACCACACCGTTTTCTAGCGAAACGCAGCGTCTTCTGTTTGTTGGTTCTCTTATTCCAACTAAAGGGGTATTTGAGCTTATTGAAGGTTTTGAAAAAGCGATGCTCAATGGCCAAATGATGACTTTGCGTATTGCAGGAGAAGGTGGCAGTAAAGAAGCACTTCAAAAGTTGATAAGCGCTAAGTCTCTTGAGCACGCTGTGACACTACTCGGCGCCATACCTCACCAATCGCTTGTGAACGAGCTTCATGAGTCAGACGCACTCATATTGCCAAGTTATAGAGAAGGGGTTCCTAATGTTATCATGGAAGCCTTAGCAACAGGGACACCCGTTATCGCTACTGATGTAGGGGGTATATCTGAAGTTTTGGTACCAAATTTAGGTGGCGTTTTGATCGCTCCTCAATGTACCAAGTCAGTTACGCAAGCTTTGCTAAGTATGAACAAGTTTGGGTGGGATAGAAAGCTCATTAAAGATTCTATTTTAAAATACACATGGCACAACGCAGCAACGCGGATTATGTCGCTATTTCGCTAA
- a CDS encoding glycosyltransferase family 4 protein, with translation MRILHCVSSLKVGGAEKCVKNLVKVQSQKGLDVKVLSFGDKSDAFQHDIESLGVEVINVKGNIITRLIKASRYLAGFSTVHIHSPAVIKAFAPIFPILLFKKVIYTIHGEVEPPIGFVKGSHKLAQLYIDKVFGVSESIREGIYKRYKWKPQDVIVISNGVYCPPIPQNIAEQPILNLCTVCRLVPLKNIAQLVEAFARYELRQFAKLNVFGNGPERSAIEHLITKYALHDSVTLHGEVLDEDAIYERQDILLINSTTEGLPMSLLEAMARGIPAISTSVGQIPRLIQHGENGFIYNVDDIECWHTLLLSQIHNRDSLKHVGLSAYEFVNQNYAINDVSSIYEAAYR, from the coding sequence ATGCGTATTTTACACTGCGTAAGCAGTTTGAAAGTTGGTGGTGCGGAAAAATGTGTTAAGAACCTGGTTAAGGTACAAAGTCAAAAAGGCCTCGATGTCAAAGTTTTATCGTTTGGTGATAAAAGCGACGCGTTTCAACATGACATAGAATCACTCGGCGTTGAGGTTATCAACGTTAAAGGAAATATTATTACGCGCCTTATAAAGGCATCACGTTATTTAGCCGGCTTTTCCACAGTTCATATTCACTCCCCGGCGGTGATAAAAGCCTTTGCACCTATTTTCCCCATTCTACTCTTTAAAAAAGTGATTTATACGATCCACGGTGAAGTTGAACCTCCTATTGGGTTTGTAAAGGGATCTCACAAACTGGCACAACTTTATATCGACAAAGTGTTTGGTGTTTCTGAAAGCATTAGAGAGGGGATTTACAAACGTTATAAGTGGAAGCCACAAGACGTTATCGTCATTAGTAATGGCGTTTATTGCCCCCCTATTCCCCAAAATATCGCAGAACAGCCAATCTTAAATTTATGTACTGTGTGTCGACTTGTGCCACTTAAAAACATTGCACAATTGGTAGAAGCCTTCGCTCGGTATGAGCTTAGACAGTTTGCAAAGTTAAATGTGTTTGGGAATGGGCCTGAGCGAAGTGCCATAGAGCATCTCATCACGAAATACGCATTACACGATTCCGTAACACTGCACGGTGAAGTGTTAGACGAAGATGCCATTTATGAGCGTCAGGATATTCTATTAATTAACTCAACCACTGAAGGATTACCTATGTCTTTGCTAGAGGCTATGGCTCGGGGCATTCCTGCGATATCTACTTCCGTTGGTCAAATTCCTCGCCTTATTCAACATGGGGAAAATGGGTTTATTTACAATGTTGATGATATTGAGTGTTGGCATACACTGCTACTTTCGCAAATACATAATCGAGACAGCTTAAAACACGTTGGGCTGAGCGCATATGAATTTGTTAATCAGAATTACGCCATTAATGATGTATCCTCGATTTATGAAGCAGCATATCGATAA
- a CDS encoding polysaccharide deacetylase family protein produces the protein MLSKIKMKAGRMLGLDGLSWRTAPNGLYSVNFHRIGNRKDTEFDPCVYSCTTEELDAHIKFFKQNFDIISLKALTELLSNNKKPKSKLLCLTFDDGYIDNFSNALPVLCNNNVSATFFIATGLVGSRHVPWWDKVAYLIKRHTPNRVHLDAWRNEVVFENCQERFIRAVLQAVKNCKLPAQKQISQLEQTLHHQDGYPRAEFMDWHHLNTLVESGMELGAHSHNHDILTKLSEDELFYELSHSKALLESNLGCDISAFSYPVGSKATYDKRVIEGLKDTGYELAFNFQPGINTIPSTNPYDLHRFPIAPEMSIADIKRMFSYAKRY, from the coding sequence ATGTTGTCAAAAATAAAAATGAAAGCAGGGCGCATGCTGGGCCTAGACGGGTTGTCGTGGCGCACAGCTCCTAACGGCCTTTACAGCGTAAACTTTCACCGGATAGGCAATCGTAAAGATACGGAATTTGATCCGTGTGTATATTCGTGCACTACTGAAGAGCTTGATGCCCATATAAAATTTTTTAAACAAAATTTTGATATAATTAGTCTCAAGGCATTGACCGAGTTGTTATCGAACAATAAGAAGCCAAAATCTAAGCTATTGTGCTTAACATTTGATGACGGTTATATTGATAATTTTAGCAATGCCTTACCCGTGCTTTGTAATAACAATGTGTCAGCCACTTTTTTCATTGCAACGGGCCTAGTAGGAAGCCGGCATGTACCCTGGTGGGACAAAGTGGCCTACCTTATTAAGCGTCACACACCTAATCGAGTGCATCTTGATGCGTGGCGAAATGAGGTAGTATTTGAAAATTGTCAGGAACGTTTCATTCGAGCCGTACTACAAGCTGTCAAAAACTGTAAACTACCCGCCCAAAAACAGATTAGTCAGCTTGAGCAAACGTTGCATCATCAAGACGGCTACCCTCGTGCAGAATTTATGGATTGGCATCATTTAAATACGTTAGTCGAATCTGGAATGGAGCTCGGAGCTCACTCACACAATCACGATATATTAACTAAGCTTTCAGAAGATGAGTTATTTTATGAGTTGAGTCACTCAAAAGCTCTGCTTGAGAGCAATTTAGGGTGCGATATTTCAGCTTTTTCTTATCCTGTAGGGAGTAAGGCGACCTATGATAAAAGGGTAATAGAAGGGTTAAAAGATACCGGTTACGAACTCGCATTTAATTTTCAACCTGGCATAAATACAATCCCGAGTACTAACCCATATGATCTCCATCGATTCCCCATCGCTCCTGAAATGTCTATCGCAGATATAAAGCGCATGTTTAGTTACGCCAAGAGGTATTAG
- a CDS encoding glycosyltransferase family 2 protein — translation MKYIEFLFWLAIFLILYSYLLYPVVLYSFSKAFSKREQVKNNVITEGGELPSVSVVISAYNEESCIGERIENLLSLDYPHEKIQFLIASDGSSDKTDSIISSFRDPRLCVFCFEENRGKINVLNDLLERVKSDITVFSDANTMFANDAVLNLVSPFENARVGAVCGELNLVDAFSGDNKDGIYWKYEQFLKKHESKIDALLGANGGIYAIRTSLYEPLPDNTIIDDFCIVMNVAKRKYQIIYNKQALATEEIAPTLKEEAGRRIRIGAGNYQSLSRLTWLLNPRYKWRWFSYLSHKVIRWFVPHLMIITLLLNVVLLWHTNYLYTVMLFGQLAFYSFWLLGELRIFKNVPIVGNIISLITFFVSMNISLFRGYIKFLSSNLSATWQRTSR, via the coding sequence ATGAAGTACATAGAATTCTTATTTTGGTTGGCCATCTTCCTCATTCTTTACAGCTACTTATTATATCCGGTTGTACTATATTCTTTCAGCAAAGCATTTTCTAAACGCGAGCAAGTCAAGAATAATGTGATAACTGAGGGTGGTGAATTACCTTCGGTGTCAGTCGTGATATCCGCGTATAATGAAGAAAGCTGTATAGGTGAGCGCATAGAAAACCTGTTATCACTTGATTACCCCCATGAAAAAATACAATTTCTCATTGCCTCAGACGGTAGCTCCGACAAAACCGACAGTATAATTAGCAGTTTTCGCGATCCACGTCTTTGCGTTTTTTGTTTTGAAGAAAACCGGGGAAAAATCAATGTACTCAACGACTTGCTTGAGCGTGTTAAAAGTGACATAACCGTATTCTCTGATGCCAATACCATGTTTGCAAATGATGCTGTACTCAACTTGGTTTCACCTTTTGAAAATGCAAGAGTTGGTGCCGTATGTGGCGAGCTTAACCTTGTAGACGCTTTTTCAGGCGACAATAAAGATGGCATTTATTGGAAATATGAACAATTTTTGAAAAAACACGAATCGAAAATTGATGCTCTCCTTGGTGCTAACGGTGGGATTTACGCGATTAGAACCTCGCTTTACGAACCATTGCCGGACAACACGATAATAGATGATTTCTGCATTGTGATGAACGTAGCCAAAAGAAAATATCAAATAATCTATAATAAACAGGCGTTGGCGACAGAAGAGATCGCACCGACCTTAAAGGAAGAAGCAGGCAGACGCATTCGCATAGGCGCTGGCAATTATCAATCATTGTCCCGCTTAACATGGTTGCTTAATCCACGCTATAAATGGCGCTGGTTTTCTTATCTAAGCCATAAGGTAATCCGCTGGTTTGTTCCTCATTTAATGATAATTACCTTGCTTCTCAACGTTGTACTCTTGTGGCACACTAATTATTTATATACGGTAATGTTATTTGGACAGCTAGCGTTCTATTCTTTCTGGTTGCTAGGCGAGTTGAGAATATTCAAAAACGTTCCAATAGTTGGAAATATTATTAGTCTAATAACATTTTTTGTATCAATGAATATATCCCTTTTCAGAGGTTACATTAAGTTTTTATCCTCTAACCTATCAGCGACATGGCAAAGGACATCTAGATGA
- a CDS encoding serine O-acetyltransferase — protein sequence MSETFKLIKSDFARKKQIFLDDGAEISKLRIFFTDGTSANILYRLAYRCAQIRLLSPFALILSHINRVYNGCVIGVNAKFDEGFVIMHPIGVVINSKVIGGKNITLESGVVIGDEKGESPILNDDIFFGAGAKAFGGINIGSNVKVGANAVVVKDVPSNTTALGIPAKAR from the coding sequence ATGTCTGAAACATTTAAATTAATAAAATCAGATTTTGCGAGAAAGAAGCAAATATTCTTGGATGATGGCGCTGAGATTTCGAAGCTGCGAATCTTTTTTACTGATGGGACAAGTGCAAACATACTTTATCGTTTAGCATATCGATGTGCTCAAATAAGACTGCTATCCCCTTTTGCACTGATACTTTCCCATATAAACCGTGTTTATAATGGATGTGTAATTGGTGTGAATGCCAAATTTGATGAAGGTTTTGTGATAATGCATCCTATTGGTGTTGTCATTAATTCAAAGGTTATTGGTGGCAAAAACATTACTCTAGAAAGTGGTGTGGTAATTGGAGACGAAAAAGGCGAGTCACCGATACTCAACGACGATATTTTTTTCGGAGCTGGAGCCAAAGCATTTGGCGGTATTAACATAGGAAGTAACGTGAAAGTTGGCGCTAATGCAGTGGTAGTGAAGGATGTCCCTTCAAACACTACAGCATTGGGAATACCAGCAAAAGCTAGATAA